Proteins from a genomic interval of Odontesthes bonariensis isolate fOdoBon6 chromosome 7, fOdoBon6.hap1, whole genome shotgun sequence:
- the nutf2 gene encoding nuclear transport factor 2, with protein sequence MGDQPLWEQIGSSFVQHYYQMFDSDRSQLGSIYIDSSCLTWEGQPYQGKIAIVEKLTSLPFTKIAHSITAQDHQPTPDSCILSMVVGQLKADEDPIMGFHQSFILKNINDAWVCTNDMFRLAIHNFG encoded by the exons ATGGGGGACCAGCCTCTGTGGGAGCAGATAGGATCCAGCTTCGTGCAGCACTACTACCAGATGTTTGACTCTGACAGATCACAACTCGGATCCATATAC ATCGATTCATCTTGCCTTACGTGGGAAGGACAGCCGTACCAAGGGAAAATAGCAATTGTCGAGAAACTcact agtcTCCCCTTCACAAAAATAGCCCATAGTATAACAGCCCAGGACCACCAGCCGACTCCAGACAGCTGCATCTTGAGTATGGTTGTAGGACAGCTAAAA GCGGATGAGGACCCGATCATGGGCTTCCATCAGAGTTTCATCCTGAAGAACATTAACGACGCATGGGTGTGCACCAATGACATGTTCAGGCTGGCCATTCACAACTTTGGTTAA